One stretch of Burkholderia pyrrocinia DNA includes these proteins:
- a CDS encoding porin, whose protein sequence is MKIGRRLAAAAATLGCMHAHAQTSGSVTLYGTVDTGIIYSTNQQFTRADGSTGGGHAWQMGGGNLVPSRFGFQGAEPLGGGLDAVFTLEQQFLSANGQALQGGTAFSRQAWVGLRQDGIGTLGLGRQYDSYTDMLGAYVSSNNWATPYGSHLGDVDNLNAAFNFNNAVKFTSADFNGLTFGGTFSFGGQAGDFSAKRGYAVAATYTRAPVAFSVGYLDLHQPLDAALGGASGYIGDFACSNPGAMYCLLQDAGSMRAFGAGGSVTFGAATVALTYTHTRLGDSRYFSTAAQPRTQAFTFDIGELNVTYMFTPALQGGVAYIFNAAHTDGRGTTRFHQLNVGTNYSLSKRTALYAVAIGQIASGTGLGTDTNSNAANYAQIPVLANSNSSRQLAVMAGIRVNF, encoded by the coding sequence ATGAAGATCGGACGACGACTGGCCGCGGCCGCGGCTACGCTGGGTTGCATGCACGCACACGCGCAGACCTCGGGCAGCGTGACGCTGTACGGCACCGTGGATACCGGCATCATCTACTCGACGAACCAGCAGTTCACGCGTGCCGACGGCAGCACGGGCGGCGGCCATGCGTGGCAGATGGGCGGCGGCAACCTCGTGCCGTCCCGCTTCGGGTTCCAGGGCGCCGAGCCGCTCGGCGGCGGGCTCGACGCGGTGTTCACGCTCGAGCAGCAGTTCCTGTCCGCGAACGGTCAGGCGCTGCAGGGCGGCACCGCATTCAGCCGGCAGGCGTGGGTCGGGCTGCGCCAGGACGGGATCGGCACGCTCGGCCTCGGCCGGCAATACGACTCGTACACGGACATGCTGGGCGCGTATGTGTCGAGCAACAACTGGGCGACGCCGTACGGCTCGCATCTCGGCGACGTCGACAACCTGAACGCCGCGTTCAACTTCAACAACGCGGTGAAGTTCACCAGCGCCGATTTCAACGGCCTCACGTTCGGCGGTACGTTCAGCTTCGGCGGGCAGGCCGGCGATTTTTCCGCGAAGCGCGGTTATGCGGTGGCCGCGACGTATACGCGCGCGCCGGTGGCGTTCTCGGTCGGCTACCTCGACCTGCACCAGCCGCTCGATGCGGCGCTCGGCGGCGCGAGCGGCTATATCGGCGATTTCGCGTGCAGCAATCCGGGCGCGATGTATTGCCTGCTGCAGGACGCCGGCTCGATGCGCGCGTTCGGCGCGGGCGGCTCGGTGACGTTCGGCGCGGCGACGGTTGCGCTTACCTATACGCATACGCGCCTCGGCGACAGCCGCTATTTCTCGACCGCCGCACAGCCGCGCACGCAGGCGTTCACGTTCGACATCGGCGAGCTGAACGTCACGTACATGTTCACGCCCGCGCTGCAGGGCGGCGTCGCGTACATCTTCAACGCCGCGCATACCGACGGGCGCGGCACGACGCGTTTCCACCAGCTGAACGTCGGCACGAACTACAGCCTGTCGAAGCGCACGGCGCTGTATGCGGTCGCGATCGGCCAGATCGCGAGCGGCACGGGGCTCGGCACCGATACGAACAGCAACGCGGCGAACTACGCGCAGATTCCGGTGCTCGCGAACAGCAACTCGAGCCGGCAACTGGCGGTGATGGCCGGGATCCGCGTGAACTTCTGA
- a CDS encoding helix-turn-helix domain-containing protein, whose amino-acid sequence MLFQSRSHEDVHDHGLAIAGWHQVYRQMTPGRFRGTVTQVLYDDFHFFRETTNRRVAQTGLAPAGRTSLAVPLSVPLAGTFQGQPVDGYALLALRAGEDFEFHTPEGMGLVGISAASDMVDELCEAEFGAAGARKLRHVTRLSDAQGVALGVRLSSLIDDAQRDPGHLEYAATRKMFRDAMLGMFLDALEQGIGVERRDITHATYSDIVSRCEKHLRDRPEEPVTVLELCRALRCSRRTLQTSFQRVADVTPVGYLRTIRLNAVRRMLRTTPVQQLGVGEAAASWGFTHLGYFAREYRDLFGELPSQTTRPD is encoded by the coding sequence ATGTTGTTCCAGTCACGCTCGCACGAAGACGTGCACGACCACGGGCTCGCGATCGCGGGCTGGCATCAGGTCTACCGCCAGATGACGCCGGGCCGCTTCAGGGGCACGGTCACGCAGGTGCTGTACGACGATTTCCACTTCTTCCGCGAAACGACCAACCGGCGCGTCGCGCAAACCGGGCTCGCGCCGGCCGGGCGCACGTCGCTCGCGGTGCCGCTGTCCGTGCCGCTCGCGGGCACGTTCCAGGGCCAGCCGGTCGACGGTTATGCGCTGCTCGCGCTGCGCGCCGGCGAGGATTTCGAATTCCACACGCCGGAAGGGATGGGGCTCGTCGGGATCAGCGCGGCGTCCGACATGGTCGACGAGCTGTGCGAGGCCGAATTCGGCGCGGCCGGCGCGCGCAAGCTGCGGCACGTGACGCGGCTGTCCGACGCGCAGGGCGTCGCGCTCGGCGTGCGGCTGTCGTCGCTGATCGACGATGCGCAGCGCGACCCCGGCCACCTCGAATATGCGGCCACCCGCAAGATGTTCCGCGACGCGATGCTCGGCATGTTCCTCGATGCGCTCGAACAGGGCATCGGCGTCGAGCGCCGCGACATCACGCATGCCACCTACAGCGACATCGTGAGCCGCTGCGAGAAGCATCTGCGCGACCGGCCCGAAGAACCCGTCACCGTGCTCGAACTGTGCCGCGCGCTGCGCTGCAGCCGCCGTACGCTGCAAACCAGCTTCCAGCGCGTTGCCGACGTCACGCCGGTCGGTTATCTGCGCACGATCCGGCTGAACGCGGTGCGGCGCATGCTGCGCACGACGCCGGTACAGCAGCTCGGCGTCGGCGAGGCCGCCGCGAGCTGGGGTTTTACGCATCTCGGCTATTTCGCGCGCGAGTATCGCGACCTGTTCGGCGAGCTGCCCTCCCAGACGACGCGTCCCGACTGA